A DNA window from Candidatus Zixiibacteriota bacterium contains the following coding sequences:
- the tolB gene encoding Tol-Pal system beta propeller repeat protein TolB, with product MKWKLYTVIFGIILCAQSGFSQNTEIRNIFFDTIRAGDVQVTPIGVDDSRYIGASIINSDDSTLMRYIADVIRRDIDFYSDFALVPIDSFYLKTYEIEELDLLGWMRLGAKYLVRLEVEFPGPNMRIYWRLSDVMSKAQIAKGQVEDNRTFWRELAHDISNEIARTLTGDAGIFRTQIVYVRKIRNGKELFVSDYDGANERQLTKNGSINLSPSFAPNLEDVYFTSFMDGNPHLYRVNIQSGKTTKIASYPGINAAPSVSPDGNKIACVLSKDGNSEIYLLDTSGKIIQRLTNNAAIESAPSWSPDGRMIAFTSDRTGTPQIYVMDSDGFNVKRLTYEGGYNDSPLWSLRGQRVTFVSRTKQGRFDLASINTDGTDYRVLTQLGMNENPHFAPDGKHIVFTSSRLSGSDIYSMDLTGRNQRRVTRSGDASNPTWGPIR from the coding sequence ATGAAATGGAAACTCTATACGGTCATATTCGGAATAATCTTGTGTGCACAAAGTGGATTCTCTCAAAATACTGAGATTAGAAACATCTTCTTCGACACCATTCGAGCCGGAGATGTTCAGGTGACGCCTATTGGTGTCGATGACTCGCGATATATCGGCGCAAGTATCATCAATTCCGATGACTCCACCCTGATGCGCTACATCGCCGATGTCATCCGCCGCGATATCGACTTTTATTCCGATTTTGCCCTGGTTCCGATAGACAGCTTTTATCTCAAAACATACGAAATCGAAGAGCTTGACTTGCTTGGCTGGATGCGGCTCGGCGCTAAATATCTTGTTCGCCTCGAAGTCGAGTTCCCCGGCCCGAATATGCGCATCTATTGGCGGCTTTCTGATGTCATGTCAAAAGCGCAAATTGCCAAAGGACAAGTCGAAGACAACAGGACATTTTGGCGCGAACTGGCGCATGACATTTCAAATGAAATCGCCCGCACCTTAACCGGCGATGCCGGTATTTTCCGCACCCAGATTGTTTATGTCAGAAAAATACGTAACGGAAAAGAATTGTTTGTCTCAGATTACGATGGCGCGAATGAACGCCAATTGACCAAAAACGGCTCAATTAATCTCTCCCCTTCTTTTGCCCCAAACCTCGAAGATGTCTATTTCACGAGTTTCATGGACGGAAACCCACATCTCTATCGGGTCAACATTCAATCAGGCAAAACCACAAAAATTGCCTCGTATCCCGGAATCAATGCCGCTCCATCGGTTTCGCCCGATGGAAATAAAATCGCCTGCGTGTTGTCCAAAGACGGAAATTCGGAGATTTATCTGCTTGATACTTCAGGCAAAATTATCCAGCGGCTGACAAACAATGCCGCCATTGAGTCGGCGCCGTCTTGGTCGCCCGATGGCCGAATGATCGCCTTTACCTCCGACAGAACCGGCACACCACAAATCTATGTAATGGACTCCGATGGCTTTAATGTCAAGCGTTTGACCTATGAAGGCGGCTACAACGACTCCCCCCTGTGGTCGCTTCGCGGCCAGCGTGTGACCTTCGTCAGCAGAACCAAACAAGGCAGATTTGATCTGGCATCGATCAATACCGATGGAACAGATTACCGGGTATTAACTCAGCTCGGCATGAACGAAAACCCCCATTTTGCGCCCGATGGCAAACATATCGTGTTTACCTCGTCACGCTTAAGCGGCAGCGATATTTACAGTATGGACCTGACCGGCCGCAACCAGCGGAGAGTCACACGAAGCGGCGATGCCTCAAACCCGACTTGGGGCCCCATTCGCTGA
- a CDS encoding TonB family protein, which produces MKRDILFSIAFHSTLVAAAFFTPSFNFQKKQNFDEIIRVNLTSMSSPTPAQPTAVAAPKTEEPKVEAKPPEEKTPVKTEPVKKPKTPVKKPQKKVEPKKEPPKKTEAEKEEKETEEPSDKSEESKTDVESAQGSPFAGATVDNANFNYPYWFTQTFNKIANNMRNTTNVDNRIFCTIYFQVLKSGRVIELRIEKSSGYPDFDEACLAAVERSAPFPPLPNDFIDEIIGITLPFTNNQ; this is translated from the coding sequence ATGAAACGGGATATCCTTTTTTCAATAGCTTTTCATTCGACGCTGGTCGCGGCGGCCTTCTTTACACCCTCTTTTAATTTTCAGAAAAAACAGAATTTTGATGAAATTATCCGTGTGAATCTGACCAGTATGTCATCGCCTACTCCGGCCCAGCCCACCGCCGTTGCGGCTCCAAAAACCGAGGAGCCAAAGGTTGAGGCAAAACCGCCCGAAGAAAAAACTCCGGTCAAAACCGAGCCCGTGAAAAAACCCAAGACACCTGTGAAGAAACCCCAAAAAAAAGTCGAGCCCAAAAAAGAGCCGCCCAAAAAGACCGAGGCAGAAAAAGAAGAAAAAGAAACTGAAGAGCCTTCTGATAAATCCGAAGAATCAAAGACCGATGTGGAGTCGGCTCAGGGTAGTCCGTTCGCTGGCGCGACAGTTGATAACGCTAATTTCAACTATCCATACTGGTTTACCCAGACATTCAACAAAATTGCGAATAATATGAGAAATACCACCAACGTGGATAATCGCATTTTCTGCACAATTTACTTTCAAGTGCTTAAATCCGGACGGGTGATAGAGCTTCGTATTGAGAAATCGTCCGGATACCCTGATTTTGATGAGGCCTGTCTGGCAGCAGTCGAGAGATCGGCTCCATTCCCACCGTTACCCAATGACTTTATCGACGAAATTATCGGCATTACCCTTCCGTTCACAAATAATCAATGA
- a CDS encoding biopolymer transporter ExbD translates to MIRRPRHRAYHANAEINIANLVDVVLVLLIIFMISAPLLQSGIEINLPKTRAAVTEEEAQGVVLTIDSKGGIYINDKWTTMPDFEKNLNDELKRKNTHEVYLRGDSAVAYGVAIDVIGQMKEMGIEAIGLVTTHQEKKRAQNQRR, encoded by the coding sequence ATGATTCGTCGTCCGCGCCACCGGGCATACCATGCCAATGCCGAGATAAACATCGCAAATCTTGTCGATGTTGTTCTTGTTCTGCTTATCATCTTCATGATCTCCGCGCCGTTGCTACAGTCGGGAATTGAAATAAACCTTCCGAAAACCCGCGCGGCGGTAACCGAAGAAGAAGCTCAAGGTGTCGTTCTCACCATCGACTCCAAAGGCGGCATCTATATAAATGACAAGTGGACGACTATGCCCGACTTTGAAAAAAACCTGAACGATGAGCTAAAACGTAAAAACACGCACGAGGTCTATTTGCGCGGCGATTCTGCGGTTGCTTACGGTGTCGCGATTGACGTTATCGGCCAGATGAAGGAAATGGGCATTGAAGCGATCGGACTTGTTACCACTCATCAGGAAAAGAAGCGCGCACAGAATCAACGGCGTTAG
- a CDS encoding MotA/TolQ/ExbB proton channel family protein, whose translation MNTSIWQIINDTSTFGLFILIILVIMSLISWTVIFNKWREFSGIFNDTEKFLQQFRRSRSLNDIVGAAKTTNHSPLSSIFLAGFGELNELRSMNTQAPGLQQNRIQLSGHDFEIIEMTMERISTDETVKMERSVVFLATTASAAPFMGLLGTVVGIMDAFWSIGERGSASLAIVAPGIAEALLATIVGLGAAIPAVIAYNWANNKMKGINDRSFSFILEFIARARKEER comes from the coding sequence ATGAATACATCAATCTGGCAGATTATCAACGATACTTCTACCTTTGGACTCTTCATTTTAATCATACTTGTCATTATGTCCTTAATCTCATGGACGGTTATTTTCAATAAATGGCGGGAGTTCTCCGGAATCTTTAATGACACTGAAAAATTTCTCCAACAATTTCGTCGCTCACGCTCACTGAATGATATCGTCGGCGCGGCCAAGACAACTAATCATTCCCCGCTTTCGTCTATCTTTCTCGCGGGTTTCGGAGAACTGAATGAACTTCGAAGCATGAACACCCAGGCGCCGGGTCTGCAACAAAACCGTATACAGTTAAGCGGTCATGATTTCGAAATTATTGAAATGACCATGGAAAGAATATCGACCGATGAAACGGTCAAAATGGAGCGAAGCGTGGTATTTCTTGCCACCACAGCAAGCGCGGCCCCGTTTATGGGACTGCTCGGAACAGTTGTCGGTATCATGGACGCCTTTTGGTCAATAGGCGAACGAGGCTCGGCCTCGCTTGCAATTGTCGCCCCCGGTATTGCCGAGGCCCTGCTTGCTACTATTGTTGGATTGGGCGCGGCTATTCCCGCCGTTATTGCCTATAACTGGGCGAATAATAAGATGAAGGGCATCAATGACCGATCCTTCAGCTTCATTCTTGAATTCATCGCTCGCGCTCGAAAGGAAGAGCGATGA
- a CDS encoding glutamate mutase L, translated as MAKFSNPNDIKVIVATDCGSTTTKAILIEFHNGEYRLMSRGEAPTTVEAPFEDVTMGVLNAVGELEELSGRKLLDEQGHFISPANGKVGTDVFISTSSAGGGLQMMVAGVVRSMTAESAERAALGAGAIVMDVISSNDKRLPHQQIERIRRLRPDMILLSGGIDGGTTTHVVEIAELVAAADPRPRLGSSYKLPIIYAGNKDAANSVKDTLADKVDLRVVDNLRPVLERENLGPAREEIHELFMEHVMAQAPGYKKLMSWADAPIMPTPGAVGLIIQTIANQFNITAVGVDIGGATTDVFSVFRPDGSTPVFNRTVSANLGMSYSISNVFAEATLPMVMRWVPFKMDERDLRNRVKNKMIRPTTIPQSMEELVFEQAIAKEALRLAFIQHRSFASELKGVQQQRTIADAFEQSASGASIVNMMKLDMLIGSGGVLSHAPRRQQSALMMIDAFSPEGVTRLAVDSIFMMPQLGVLTEVQPKAATEVFEKDCLIHLGTCIAPTGTSKKPGPVMKYTIELPGGTVTGTLNHLEMKLIKLGMQDNGLPQMAKASFEPEAGYDVGAGKGKRLDKDIHGGVVGIILDGRGRPFDLSSISADERVSNLRKWNTELDIYPEKA; from the coding sequence ATGGCAAAGTTTTCCAACCCAAACGATATAAAAGTCATTGTAGCCACAGACTGTGGCTCGACAACAACCAAAGCGATCTTAATCGAATTCCATAATGGCGAATACCGGCTAATGTCCCGAGGCGAAGCCCCGACCACAGTCGAAGCCCCATTCGAGGATGTGACAATGGGCGTACTTAATGCGGTCGGCGAACTCGAAGAGCTATCCGGTCGCAAGTTGCTCGATGAACAGGGACACTTCATTTCACCGGCAAACGGTAAAGTCGGAACCGATGTCTTTATCTCCACCTCCTCGGCTGGAGGCGGACTACAAATGATGGTGGCCGGTGTCGTGCGCTCCATGACCGCCGAGTCAGCCGAACGCGCAGCACTTGGTGCCGGGGCCATTGTCATGGACGTTATTTCATCAAATGACAAAAGACTTCCGCACCAGCAAATCGAACGCATTCGCCGGCTTCGTCCGGATATGATTCTACTCTCCGGAGGTATCGATGGCGGAACCACAACCCATGTGGTCGAAATCGCCGAACTTGTTGCCGCCGCCGACCCCCGCCCCCGACTTGGATCGAGTTACAAACTCCCGATTATTTACGCCGGTAACAAAGATGCCGCCAACTCTGTTAAAGACACGCTGGCAGACAAAGTTGACCTGCGTGTGGTGGACAATCTCAGACCGGTGCTCGAACGCGAAAATCTTGGTCCGGCCCGCGAAGAAATCCATGAACTATTCATGGAGCATGTCATGGCGCAGGCGCCCGGCTACAAAAAGCTCATGTCCTGGGCCGATGCCCCAATTATGCCCACCCCCGGAGCTGTCGGTCTTATCATCCAAACTATTGCAAATCAATTTAACATCACTGCCGTGGGAGTTGATATCGGCGGAGCTACGACCGATGTTTTTTCCGTCTTTCGTCCCGACGGCAGCACGCCGGTCTTCAACCGCACCGTATCGGCCAACCTTGGCATGTCGTATTCAATCTCAAATGTCTTCGCCGAAGCCACACTGCCGATGGTTATGCGCTGGGTTCCTTTCAAAATGGACGAGCGCGATCTCCGCAATCGTGTGAAAAATAAAATGATCCGCCCGACCACTATCCCTCAATCAATGGAAGAACTCGTTTTCGAGCAGGCTATCGCAAAAGAGGCCCTTCGCCTGGCATTTATTCAGCATCGAAGCTTCGCCTCCGAGCTAAAGGGCGTTCAGCAGCAGCGGACTATCGCCGACGCCTTCGAACAGTCTGCCTCGGGCGCATCCATTGTCAATATGATGAAACTGGATATGCTTATAGGCTCCGGCGGAGTCCTCTCCCATGCGCCGCGCCGTCAACAGTCGGCTCTTATGATGATCGATGCCTTCTCGCCTGAAGGCGTCACACGGCTTGCAGTCGACTCGATTTTTATGATGCCCCAGCTTGGCGTTCTGACCGAAGTTCAACCCAAAGCGGCGACAGAGGTTTTTGAAAAAGATTGTCTGATCCATTTGGGAACATGCATCGCCCCTACCGGAACATCAAAAAAGCCCGGACCGGTTATGAAATATACAATTGAGCTTCCCGGAGGAACGGTCACGGGAACACTTAATCATCTTGAGATGAAACTGATTAAACTCGGCATGCAGGACAACGGCCTGCCTCAAATGGCGAAGGCCAGCTTTGAACCTGAAGCCGGTTACGATGTCGGCGCAGGCAAAGGAAAGCGGCTCGATAAAGATATTCATGGCGGCGTTGTGGGCATCATTCTCGACGGACGCGGCCGGCCCTTTGACCTCTCATCGATAAGCGCCGACGAACGCGTTTCAAACCTTCGGAAATGGAATACCGAGCTCGATATTTATCCGGAGAAGGCCTGA
- a CDS encoding DUF6754 domain-containing protein, with protein sequence MSINRRTSQNPSSQTILFRILSFIISIAVVCCFPSLGTTNAFAQDSAQFSDTAMVSPGDVSIMPYLRPALGMTFRDNPNDGGGALEISWIVSPDDTIGSAVTGYEVFRATSPTGEFTKLGEAVRGATSIVDNQTVDGIEYYYRIDCIAATIDDQGKQTVHATPAAVIGPAASSAQWFNKNRTIALVLILLVSGAILYFIQKAKSGAPIYVRKIAGIDAVEEAIGRATEMGKKVFFVPGIQDMNDVQTIAGIAILGRVAQVAAECETWLEVPVSKSLVMVTARETMKEAYSRAGRPDSFKEAQVHFITDEQFAYAAAVDGMIVREKPAAIFYMGAFFAESLILSETGNASGAIQIAGTGEPTQLPFFVAACDYTLLGEELFAASAYLSREPRQLGSLKGQDMGKILFLTAIIVGIILATFFNYNISYIFRVQ encoded by the coding sequence GTGAGCATCAACCGCCGGACATCACAGAACCCATCCAGTCAGACAATTCTCTTCCGCATTTTATCATTTATTATAAGTATAGCGGTCGTGTGTTGTTTCCCGAGCTTGGGGACGACGAATGCTTTTGCGCAGGACTCCGCTCAATTTAGCGATACAGCAATGGTATCACCAGGCGATGTCTCGATCATGCCCTATCTGCGCCCGGCTCTTGGGATGACATTCCGCGACAATCCCAACGATGGCGGCGGAGCGCTCGAAATATCTTGGATAGTTTCTCCTGATGACACGATCGGTTCAGCGGTGACTGGATACGAGGTCTTTCGCGCGACCTCACCCACAGGCGAGTTTACAAAGTTAGGCGAGGCTGTGCGTGGTGCGACATCGATTGTAGACAACCAAACAGTAGACGGTATAGAGTATTACTATCGAATCGATTGCATTGCTGCGACAATCGACGATCAGGGAAAGCAGACAGTGCATGCGACTCCGGCCGCGGTTATCGGTCCCGCGGCGTCATCGGCTCAATGGTTTAACAAAAATCGGACCATAGCGCTGGTTCTCATTCTCTTAGTAAGCGGGGCGATACTCTACTTCATTCAAAAAGCCAAATCAGGCGCGCCCATTTATGTGCGCAAGATTGCCGGTATTGATGCAGTCGAGGAAGCAATCGGACGAGCGACCGAGATGGGGAAGAAGGTCTTTTTTGTGCCCGGCATTCAGGATATGAATGATGTTCAGACAATCGCCGGAATTGCGATTCTTGGCCGTGTGGCGCAGGTGGCGGCCGAGTGTGAAACATGGCTTGAAGTGCCAGTTTCGAAATCGCTAGTTATGGTCACTGCCCGTGAAACAATGAAAGAAGCTTATTCACGAGCGGGACGTCCCGACTCATTCAAAGAAGCGCAGGTTCATTTTATCACAGACGAACAGTTTGCCTATGCCGCCGCTGTCGATGGGATGATAGTGCGGGAAAAGCCTGCGGCAATTTTTTATATGGGCGCATTTTTTGCCGAATCGCTCATTTTATCCGAAACTGGAAATGCTTCTGGCGCAATTCAGATTGCCGGTACCGGCGAGCCGACCCAACTGCCGTTCTTTGTTGCGGCATGCGATTACACTCTTTTGGGCGAGGAGCTTTTTGCGGCATCGGCCTATCTCTCGAGAGAACCGCGCCAGCTTGGGTCATTAAAAGGGCAGGATATGGGCAAGATCCTTTTTCTCACGGCGATTATAGTTGGGATAATTCTGGCAACGTTTTTTAATTACAACATAAGTTATATTTTTCGGGTGCAGTGA
- a CDS encoding DUF6754 domain-containing protein: MPARPVEDSIAFSTRIASVTSLIAVDHQYDDGEAIDLTWVPSLDDQLVNSRVLGYVVYKSVDSGVPSKIAELLPRANSFRDETVTLGHIYTYSITTRAENSTSTSISTAPISPEREWINFDLTWLFVMAVVIGGAIVLFIETARRGKKLFVRKIAGLEAIDNAIGRATEMGRPILYIPGIEDMNEVETIASVTILGRVARIVADYDTKLNVPVSRSLVMTAARETIKAAYVEAGRQDAYNDDMVRYITDEQFGYVAAVDGIMVREKPATVFLLGAFFGESLILAEMGNQVGAIQIAGTARPPQIPFFVAACDYTLIGEELFAASAYLSGEPKQLGSLKGQDIGKGIAMAAIFIGALAATIAAISGNSTIDAFHAYISNIFSGN, from the coding sequence ATGCCGGCCAGACCTGTCGAGGACTCGATTGCATTTTCGACACGAATCGCGTCAGTCACTTCGCTCATTGCCGTAGATCACCAATATGATGACGGCGAAGCTATTGATCTGACCTGGGTGCCATCGCTTGACGATCAACTTGTCAACAGCCGGGTGCTCGGCTACGTAGTCTATAAATCTGTCGATTCCGGCGTGCCGTCAAAAATCGCAGAACTTCTACCTCGAGCAAATTCATTCAGAGATGAAACAGTAACACTGGGCCATATTTACACTTACTCGATTACAACCCGTGCAGAGAACTCTACTTCTACTTCCATTTCGACTGCCCCGATATCGCCTGAACGGGAGTGGATAAACTTTGATTTGACCTGGCTTTTTGTCATGGCGGTGGTAATTGGTGGAGCGATTGTTTTATTTATTGAGACAGCGCGGCGAGGCAAAAAACTGTTTGTCCGTAAAATTGCCGGACTTGAGGCTATCGACAATGCCATCGGCCGTGCCACCGAGATGGGACGTCCCATTCTGTACATTCCGGGAATCGAAGATATGAACGAAGTCGAGACTATTGCTTCGGTGACAATTCTTGGACGAGTCGCGCGAATAGTTGCCGACTATGATACCAAGCTGAATGTTCCGGTCTCGCGCTCTCTTGTTATGACCGCCGCCCGGGAAACGATTAAAGCCGCTTATGTCGAGGCCGGTCGGCAGGACGCTTATAATGATGATATGGTGCGTTACATCACCGATGAGCAGTTCGGTTATGTGGCAGCAGTCGACGGCATCATGGTTCGCGAAAAACCGGCGACCGTGTTTTTGCTTGGCGCGTTTTTTGGAGAGTCTCTCATTTTGGCTGAGATGGGAAACCAAGTCGGAGCTATTCAAATTGCCGGAACAGCGCGTCCTCCGCAAATCCCATTCTTCGTTGCGGCCTGCGATTATACATTAATAGGCGAAGAGCTATTTGCGGCGTCGGCGTATCTCAGTGGTGAACCAAAACAACTTGGTTCTCTTAAAGGACAGGATATAGGCAAAGGAATCGCCATGGCGGCAATTTTTATTGGCGCACTTGCCGCAACAATAGCCGCAATATCGGGCAATTCGACCATCGATGCCTTTCATGCCTATATTTCTAACATTTTTAGCGGGAACTGA
- a CDS encoding DUF6754 domain-containing protein: MKIKQARTLIAFVLSAVAVMLLFHSSIYCQNEQSAGGDTSSAQAVPLDTTTQSVLLNISAPAPVTEVWAFDTDNDHGHSVSVEWKLSANDGGAKGTVVAYELFRALFPDGPFVRVGIAPSGSTSLVDVGGRDEGTKDYLPDNTSLYYRVDAVTVDSLVRTPSEIAGPVESSGQWFNTGRTVVFAAVFIFTALTLFFVSRAKAGAQLYIRPLAGIEAVDEAIGRATEMGKPILYLLGAGDASEIATIASFTILGRVSKKVAEYQTPIIIPCYDPVVMTVAQEIVRSSYLDAGRPDSYNQDSVFFVTQSQFAYVTAVNGIMMRERPATNIYMGKFYAESLIFAETGALAGSIQIAGTDEIAQIPFFIVACDYALIGEELYAASAYLGREPKLLGTLKAQDYAKAAIIFFIIIGVIFANFGAGKPDSSWNSFREYFKVVD, translated from the coding sequence ATGAAAATAAAACAGGCCCGCACTCTCATAGCTTTTGTTCTTTCCGCAGTTGCGGTCATGCTCCTATTCCATTCCTCGATATATTGTCAGAACGAACAATCTGCAGGCGGAGATACTTCTTCTGCCCAAGCGGTTCCGCTCGATACGACAACACAATCTGTTCTCTTGAATATTTCCGCCCCGGCTCCAGTAACAGAAGTTTGGGCTTTCGACACCGATAATGATCATGGCCACTCAGTTTCAGTTGAATGGAAATTGTCGGCAAATGACGGCGGAGCGAAGGGCACAGTTGTCGCTTATGAATTATTCCGCGCTCTCTTTCCGGATGGCCCGTTTGTGCGCGTGGGCATAGCTCCTTCGGGATCGACATCGCTTGTTGATGTGGGTGGCCGCGATGAGGGGACGAAGGATTATCTGCCGGACAACACTTCTCTCTATTATAGAGTGGATGCCGTGACTGTCGATAGTCTGGTCCGGACTCCGTCTGAAATTGCGGGGCCAGTAGAAAGTTCGGGACAATGGTTTAACACCGGCCGAACGGTAGTTTTTGCAGCGGTTTTTATTTTCACAGCCCTCACACTCTTTTTTGTTTCGCGGGCAAAAGCTGGCGCGCAATTGTATATTCGCCCACTTGCCGGAATAGAAGCTGTCGATGAAGCAATTGGCCGCGCGACCGAGATGGGAAAACCAATCTTATATCTATTGGGCGCAGGTGATGCCTCTGAAATTGCTACTATTGCGTCGTTTACCATTCTTGGGCGAGTCTCCAAAAAAGTCGCTGAATATCAGACTCCGATAATTATCCCCTGCTATGATCCGGTCGTGATGACAGTCGCGCAGGAGATTGTACGCTCTTCGTATTTGGATGCCGGTCGTCCTGACTCCTACAATCAAGATTCCGTCTTTTTCGTTACCCAGTCGCAGTTTGCCTACGTTACGGCGGTAAATGGGATTATGATGCGCGAGCGTCCCGCGACAAATATCTATATGGGTAAATTTTATGCCGAGTCACTTATCTTTGCCGAGACTGGCGCCCTTGCTGGTTCAATTCAAATTGCCGGAACAGACGAAATTGCGCAGATACCATTTTTTATTGTGGCCTGCGACTATGCTTTGATTGGCGAGGAGTTGTATGCGGCCTCGGCTTATCTGGGCCGAGAGCCCAAATTGTTGGGTACACTCAAAGCCCAGGATTATGCAAAAGCCGCGATCATCTTTTTCATTATCATTGGTGTTATTTTCGCAAATTTTGGGGCGGGAAAGCCGGACTCAAGTTGGAATTCATTCAGAGAATACTTTAAGGTCGTGGACTAA